The genomic region AAACTTTTAACGCCCTGCGGTTCCTCCCGATTTTGCAAGCAAAATCGGGAGGAACCGCAGGGAATTAAAAGTCTTTGAAGGGGGTCTGGGGGAAACTTTCTACAGAAAGTTTCCCCCAGGGTAATTAATCGGAGCTTCCTTAACGTGTGGGCCGGGGCGTTGCTTCGGCCGGCAAATCCCTGCGAGGTCTTTTCAGGGCCATGTCCATCATCATAGGCACGGCAGGCCACGTGGATCACGGCAAGACCGCCCTCGTCCGGGCGCTCACGGGCATGGACACGGACCGGCTCGCCGAGGAGAAGCGCCGCGGACTGTCGATAGATATCGGTTTCGCCTGGGCCGACCTGCCGGGGCGCGGCGGGCCGGTGCGGGCCGCCTTCGTCGACGTGCCGGGCCACGAGCGTTTCATAAAGAACATGCTCGCCGGCGTGACGGGCATAGATGTGGTGCTCTTCACCGTGGCGGCCGACGACGGCCCCATGCCGCAGACCAGGGAGCACCTCGACATCGTGGAGCTTCTCGGTGTGAGCCGCGGCGTCTTCGCCGTCACCAAGGCCGACCTCGTCGACGAGGGGCGGGTCGCAGAGGTCAGGGCCGCGGTCGAGGAGCTCACGGCCCCGACGGCCCTGGCGGGCTCGCCGGTCGTCGCCGTGTCGGTCGTCACGGGCCAGGGGATGGGTGAACTCAAGAGGCTTCTCGGCCTGGCCTGTGTCGATGCGCCCCGTCGCGGGACGGCGCCGTTTTTCAGGCTGCCCGTGGATCGCTGCTTCGCGGTCAAGGGTTTCGGTACGGTCGTGACCGGCACGGTCGCCTCGGGCTCCATATCGAAGGGAGGGGAGGCGGCCCTCTATCCCGGCGCAAGGGTTGTGCGCGTGCGGGCCCTGGAGAGCCACGGCAGGGCGGTCGACGAGGTCTCTCCGGGCACGAGGGCGGCGCTCAACATAGGGGGAGTGGCCTTCCGGGAGGTAAGGCGGGGCATGATGCTGGCGGACCGGGCGCTCGCCGAGGCGGTGGAGAGGTCGAGGCGGGGGCGCAGGGGGCTTCGGGTGGACGCGGTGGTGCGCTTTGTCGCGCCGCCGGGACGGACCGGCGGGGGAAGGCGCTTCAAGCTCCACCACTTTACGGGCACGGCCATGGCAGAGCTCGCCCTCGAGGGCGTGAGGGCGGGGCGTGAGGCGGGAGCCGGCCGCTACCGCGCCCGTCTCTACCTCGACGAGCCCCTGTTGCTGCTCCGGGGCGACAGGTTCGTGCTGCGCGATACGTCGGGGCCCGCCACCGCAGGCGGGGGGGTGGTGCTGGCCTCATACTTCTTCAGGGGCCTCATGCCGGCGGCGTCGAGGGTAGACTACGACGGTCTGGAGGGGACGAGGAGCGCGCAGGTGCGCGCCGTGCTCGACAGGTCGGCCTGGGCGCGCGCCGGGGAGCTCGCCCTTACGCTCGGGGTCGGCGCCGGGGAGCTCGCCGGCACCGGCGGGGTCGTCGTCGGGAGGGACGTGGCCATGGTGGAGGAGAGGCTCGGGGCGGTGGAGGCCGCGGTCGTGGAGCGTGTGAGGGCGCACCACGAAGAGCGCGCCGACGAGAAGGGACTGCCCGAGGCCGTGGCGGCGGAGGTCGCCGCCCGCCGCGGAGGCGGCGCGGGCGCGGCGGAGGCGGCCGCAAAGGCCGTCATAGACAGGCTCGTCGCAGCCGGACGGCTCAGGAGGACCGGCGGACTCCTGGCCCTGCCCGGCCACGAGCCGAGGCTTTCGAAGGGGCTCGGTCCCGTGGAGAAGGCCGTGCTCGAGGCCGCAAGGGGGCTCAGGCCCCTGAGGGTCGCGGAGCTCGGGACGTCGCTTCCCTTCGATGCCGCTCAAGTGGAGCGGGTGGTCCGCGCGCTCGTGGAGCGCGGCGAGCTTGTGCGCCTGGCCGACGGTGTCTGCATCGGGAGAGCGGCCCTCGACGAGGCGAAGGGCAAGCTCATAGCCTGCATAGAGGCGAAGGGACGCATAAGGACCGGCGAGTTCAGGGACATCCTGGGATGCGGCCGCAGGCTCGCCATAGAGATTCTGGAGTACTTCGACAGGGAGCGCCTCACGCTCAGGCAGGGCGAGTTCAGGACGCTGCGGTAGGGGCGCCGGGCTTTCGACAGGGTGAACCGATGAACAGGGGCAGGAAGATAAAGCTTACGGCCTGGGCGAGCTGCGCCGGTTGAGCGGCCAAGATAGGGCCCTCGGTCCTGATGCAGGTCCTGCATCGCCTGGAGCACGCAGAGGACGCCAACCTCCTTGTAGGCCTCGACACCGCCGACGACGCGGCCGTCTACAGGCTCACGGACCGGTGCGCCCTCATCTCCACCCTCGACTTCTTTCCTCCCATCGTCGATGATCCGGCCACCTTCGGCGCCGTGGCGGCGGCCAACGCCCTGAGCGACGTCTACGCCATGGGCGGCGAGCCCAGGCTCGCCATGAACATCGTCTGCTTCCCCGCGGCCCTCCCGGTCGAGGTGCTCGGGGCCATCATGGAGGGGAGCTCGCGGAAGCTGCGCGAGGCCGGCGTCCTTCTTGTCGGGGGGCACTCGCTCGAAGACAGGGAGGTGAAGTACGGGCTCGCCGTGTCGGGCTTCGTCGACCCGGCGAAGATGAAGACAAACGCCGGGGCGAGGGCCGGGGACGTCCTCGTGCTCACAAAGCCCATAGGCACGGGCGTGGTGACGACGGCCCTCAAGTACGGAGCCCTCGACGACGAGGCGGCCGCCGCGGCCGTGGAGTCGATGACCATGCTCAACAGGGACGCATCGAGGCTCATGGTCGAGCTCGACGCCTCGGCGGCCACCGACGTAACGGGCTTCGGCCTCATAGGCCACGCCGTGGAGATGGCCGAGGCCTCGAAGGTCACGCTGAGCATCGAGGCGTCCAGGGTCCCGCTCTTCCCCCGCGTGCGCGAGCTCGTGGGGCGGAGAAGACTCCGGCCGAGGACGCTGGACGAGAACAGGCG from Deltaproteobacteria bacterium harbors:
- the selB gene encoding selenocysteine-specific translation elongation factor produces the protein MSIIIGTAGHVDHGKTALVRALTGMDTDRLAEEKRRGLSIDIGFAWADLPGRGGPVRAAFVDVPGHERFIKNMLAGVTGIDVVLFTVAADDGPMPQTREHLDIVELLGVSRGVFAVTKADLVDEGRVAEVRAAVEELTAPTALAGSPVVAVSVVTGQGMGELKRLLGLACVDAPRRGTAPFFRLPVDRCFAVKGFGTVVTGTVASGSISKGGEAALYPGARVVRVRALESHGRAVDEVSPGTRAALNIGGVAFREVRRGMMLADRALAEAVERSRRGRRGLRVDAVVRFVAPPGRTGGGRRFKLHHFTGTAMAELALEGVRAGREAGAGRYRARLYLDEPLLLLRGDRFVLRDTSGPATAGGGVVLASYFFRGLMPAASRVDYDGLEGTRSAQVRAVLDRSAWARAGELALTLGVGAGELAGTGGVVVGRDVAMVEERLGAVEAAVVERVRAHHEERADEKGLPEAVAAEVAARRGGGAGAAEAAAKAVIDRLVAAGRLRRTGGLLALPGHEPRLSKGLGPVEKAVLEAARGLRPLRVAELGTSLPFDAAQVERVVRALVERGELVRLADGVCIGRAALDEAKGKLIACIEAKGRIRTGEFRDILGCGRRLAIEILEYFDRERLTLRQGEFRTLR
- the selD gene encoding selenide, water dikinase SelD, yielding MNRGRKIKLTAWASCAGUAAKIGPSVLMQVLHRLEHAEDANLLVGLDTADDAAVYRLTDRCALISTLDFFPPIVDDPATFGAVAAANALSDVYAMGGEPRLAMNIVCFPAALPVEVLGAIMEGSSRKLREAGVLLVGGHSLEDREVKYGLAVSGFVDPAKMKTNAGARAGDVLVLTKPIGTGVVTTALKYGALDDEAAAAAVESMTMLNRDASRLMVELDASAATDVTGFGLIGHAVEMAEASKVTLSIEASRVPLFPRVRELVGRRRLRPRTLDENRRFFGERVRFRDGLDRALADLLHDPQTSGGLLIAAPPDRAAQLLGRLGAAGVGAAVIGEAVEAAEDAAVIVEP